From the genome of Mya arenaria isolate MELC-2E11 chromosome 5, ASM2691426v1:
ATAAGTTTAGTGATTGCCAGTTTGGTTTTCGTGATAAGCATTCTACAGCTGATGCCATTTTTCTTTTACACGCTATtatcaaaaatgtattaaacaacaaGTCAAAGCTTTggtgtgtatttattgattaccAGAGAGCCTTTGATACGATAAATAGAGATGCATTATGGATCAAGTTAATTCAAACATGAATTAGCTGTAAAATGACCAACATGATCaactgtatttataatgaagTACAGTCATGTGTTAAACTATGCTCTGCTGGCGATTTggaattttcccaattttttcGATGTAacagtcggtctgaaacaagGAGAACCTCTTTCTCCtcttttctttatatattttataaatgatatctttgagaattttaattttcaagCATTTACTACTAAGGATTTAgaacttttatcaatgtatatgattttattcgctgatgatattgtattattttccaCAGATCCAGCAAGTTCACAAGCCCAGATGGATGCTATTtaccattattctgttaaatggggtttaaaaataaatgtaaaaaaactaaaatttgtgtttttgaaaaacgGAAGCAAGCCAGAAATGTACATTtctatattaacaatgaattgGTAAACATAGTAGATAACTTTACTTATTTAGGTGTTACATTCATTATACAGGCAATATGTCACATGCAGTTAAAATGCTAAATGATCAAGCTCTAAAGGCCTACCATAGTCTCTTGTCATTGTTTGACAAAGTTCATCTCGatgttaaaaccaaattgtcATTGTTTGACGCTATGGTTGTTCCAATTTTACTGTACGGTTCAGAGGTATGGGGGTATATAACTTTAAGGAAGTTGACAAGCTACACATTAGatttcttaagtatattttaggTGTAAAGCAACAAACCCCTAACGCTGCTGTATATGGTGAGCTTGGCAGATTTCCTTTATCCATTTTATGCAAGGAACGATCtgttaaattttggttaaaagtaaaaaaaatgttatttcaccaatacatatggtatataatgatttgaatgctaatataaataattcttcttgGGCAAAAAGaataaattccattattgatcatcttggtttacatatttttgcaaagaattTAAGATAAATCATGAATTGTCCTGTTCTTCTACaggtgttatatatgttatcaattgcaaaaaatgtaaaaagcaatatgttggtcagacacaacaaaaatgtagtcagagaatgaacagtcataagtttgatataaagcattttccagattcatatacaaatgtgtctgaacattttaattgtCCTGACCacagtatcaatgatttttcttttatgccaattgataaaattgagaaCAATTGGAAACGATTATTTAACGAGAGTAAATGGATGCACATTCTTGGCACAGTCATTCCTAATGGTATGAATTCAAAATTAATGCAgaattaaaaaatcacaaaattaatctggtttataactgtttttaacctatttaatgttgcatagtttatactggtttattgatgtttgtttatgcatttatattacattttaccagtataattgtatctctatagatcctataagacattattttgcgcaaaaatgtatgctatattttgacgttatcaacgttgacgtcatttgatgttgacgtcatttcctgttcattatatacatacaacctgatgaaggccgaatggccgaaacgttgtttcataaataaataatttgtgttgaagttggacttctttaattatcaccatatctacttaaatgtagaattcgtgatcagtttattcaagaatggaatgcttctataaatagtatgccaaaactttcattgtattgtaaacttaaagaaaacttttcttttgaaaattatcttgtacaaattaaaaatgatagaCTAAGTAAAAAAATGACGTGTTTTAGATTATCAGCACataatcttgaaattgaaactggtagatatATTGGTACTGCCAGAGctgacagaaaatgtaaatgttgctcttcaaatatgatagaagacgagtatcattttatgttatgttgtacACTTTACAATAGATTGAGACAAACGTACTTAGGCAACACCTCCTGgccttctataaatatattaaaatctgttttactaAACAAATCAACTAGTAAGTTACTTAATACTGtaagatttatcaaatttgcaatGGAATTAAGAAAATCTACCCTAGAAACTGAACTGTTTCtaaaatttactgaaataattaagtataaatcaattggcttattattatgtttccttttttcctcttttttttgctttatgtttttgtgtcttttttgtattatgatcTGTACTGTACTACTGAATCTTTgtgtgtttctatttgtgtaCATTATCACCATGACTATGTGTTTAATGGTCATAGGCATTGTGTATGCCGatctttgccaataaactttgaacttgAAAGTTATATTTGCAACTAATGGGCTTTTAACTAAACTTTCCATTTAATTTGTAgaaaattacatgtttattataaagtGTTTTTCTGTTCGTCACACATTGTAGTTGTACTGTTAATAAGTAGAGAAAGATGAGGtgtcatttattgattttgtcaTCATTATTTTCCATCTAAGAATGCCATAAATCAAACTTTGGCAGTTTGCCCATGGATAACGCTATGACAGAGTACCGTTAGGATCAGCTAGAGACCATTACTACACCATACGTGCTTTATCATTAATGATTTATCCTTGATTGGACAATAGGGAATATTTTGTGAGTTCTGACCAAAGTCATTTCATGAGCCCCTAAATGAGGCTTTGATATTAGTTAATCTGTGCATGTGAGTGTCAGTTTTCTTctcgattttttttcaacaaaataaagcaACTTTTAACCGTCCCGTACGTTTTTATTTAGAATTGCATCTAAAACATCACCAGTTATCTCTCTTTGTGTACAATGGATAGCGAAACATAGTGTCCATCTTAGACTCAAGATACATTATATTTAGATCAGTAGCGCCTTTCCACTGACTCACGGTGATAATTTAATAGAAAGGACATAGACACACCCTGatgtaatattgtttattcATACAATGATCAAAAGCCATCTTTACATTGTATTACTTAACAAAACCCTTAGctttctgaatattttttttcggcATGAGAACACGATCACAGTTGGTTTATGGCTGCTAGACGTGTTCTCTGCTATGAGAACACAATCAGGAAGGTTTACGGCTGGTAGCCTTGTCCTCGGCCATGCGATCACGACCACAGTAGGTTTATGGTTGCTAGCCTTGGCCTCTGATATGATAACACGACCACAATAGGTCTACGGTTGCTAGCCTTGGCCTCTGATATGATAACACGACCACAATAGGTCTACGGTTGCTAGCCTTGGCCTTTGATATGATAACACGACCACAATAGGTCTACGGTTGCTAGCCTTTTCCTCTGATATGATAACACGACCACAGTAGGTCTGCGGTTGCTAGCCTTGTCATTTGCCATTAGAACACGACCGTAGGTTTTCGGCTGTTTGCCTTGTCCTCAGCCATGCCAACACGATCGCAGTTGGTTTACGGCTGCTATCCATGTCCTCTGCCATGAGAACATGATCACAGTAAGTTTACGGCTTCTAGCCTTGTCCTCGGTCATGAGAACATGATCACAGTAAGTTTACCGTTGTTAGCCTTGTCCTCTGTCATGACAACACGATCGCAGTAAGTTTACCGTTGTTAGCCTTGTCCTCGGTCATGACAACACGATCGCAGTAAGTTTACCGTTGTTAGCCTTGTCCTCGGTCATGACAACACGATCGCAGTAAGTTTACCGTTGTTAGCCTTGTCCTCGGTCATGACAACACGATCGCAGTAAGTTTACCGTTGTTAGCCTTGTCCTCGGTCATGACAACACGATCGCAGTAAGTTTACCGTTGTTAGCCTTGTCCTCGGTCATGAGAACACGATCACAGTAAGATTTCCGTTGTTAGCCTTGTCCTCTGTCATGAGAATACGATCACAGTAGTTTACGACTGCTAGCCTTGTCCTCTTggaaattttattataatgtttattataagATAACATTTATAACCATCTTTGACCAATAATGCCATCTTAGTTCATGccataatatttacacctcaactttcattccttaaatgaactgcgtttcggcaattgcgtttatcaattgatgaacgcaacatcttcggataggttcggatcgcaattcatcacattacaatatacatgaaaactatagatcttgttattgtttatattgtgtcagcaggttccgtaaaatataaatcaacattttagaaagtgctaattaattatgttttaaatgtattgttgccataagtgtttaaTTTTTGCGTTTGAAAGTGATttcatatcccgataatgacatcaaccccgcaattcattcctttatTACAGAGAGGTTTCAATCGTTCATGGTAGAATGATCGCACGTTGTAGAATGATCGTTCATGGTAGAATGATCGTTCATGGTAGAATGATCGCACGTGGTAGAATGATCACACGTGGTAGAATGATCGCACGTGGTAGAATGATCGCACGTGGTAGAATGATCGTTCATGGTAGAATGATCGCACGTGGTAGAATGATCGCACGTGGTAGAATGATCGTTCATGGTAGAATGATCGCACGTGGTAGAATGATCGTTCATGGTAGAATGAATCTGGTCAATAAGTCAAaagaatattgatttatattatatcTTACGTAAATGTGTCTCTTCGTCGTGTATATAAATTCGATTGgaccgtatatcactgtattttgataaatatccAGTTTTATGTCGTCAGCGGTCCATGATTTATTTTGGCTGATCCGGAACTGTCCAAAAATAGtttatggaccgctgacgtcataaagctaTTGAGTGCGTCTTTGTGATCGTTACAACGGCGAAATATTGTCGTAAGTAAACACGGCCAGATGTTCAATGAAACACATCAAAAGCGTAGAAAAATTGCATGGTAATatgaattgttttgtaaaatataagaaacaTAACATACGAATTCGGGCCAAGGGCATTGTAAGGACCTGCCAGTTTGCCCCCGAAAGTAAATTGACCTCATCTAACCTCTAGGTCCATATTCACATTTGGGGGCTGTTTGTCTATATACACCTtcggggctgactggccggtccttataatgtcctATATGatcctcagtggtgtgtaatgtttttattaaatactaATGATATCAATATCGACTCTAAACGTAGGGATTTAATCCTTTGATAAAGTCTATTGAAAATCGGCATTAGATATGTTTCTCTAGGCTATAAAAATTGCCAATTGAAGAAGATGTCAAATATACAGGTATTaagtaaagaaacaaaattcCTCTTAATTAAACACGATGTCTGTTTGAGCTATAAATTATGCACTTCTAGGAAATTGGCAAATCAATTTTTCACATCCAGATCAGACAGTTATTTATATAGCCTATAGTGTTAAAAGCATTTGCACATAAACACTCGCCTACCACCCAACTACTTAACAAAATCATGCGATTCCAATAGTTAATCACATATTCCACAGTATTCGAACATTCAGGCACAcataatattgatgatattgcGGAACTGTTTTGTCAAAcgtttatttattgcatttctaaTCACGTTCTGGAAAATGATTTAAGGACAGAAACTGCTCCACTTTTCATGTTTATTAACATACAAATATGTGAAGTGACGTTCGGAAGAGATCTATACagatttaaagaaacaaactcaACAAAAGTTTCGGAATACATGTTTATAGATCATTGTGaacgaaatttaaaaaaatgcaaatatttctaGTAGAGtgttaaacatatgaatattgAATGCCAAAACATTAGTTAAGAGGGTATTTGATTACTTTTGtgcataaacaaaatcaatttatttttgagGATCCGAATATCAATTTGACTTTATATCTTGTGTTTCTATAACTCACATTCGTCCATGGTATGACAAATAGTACAACGTTCATTAACGCTTTGATAATCCTACTTACAAAATGAATACTTATTTTCGGAATCAAAATGGtatttgaagaaatatacattgtacgTTCCACATACAAATGAACcacaatatatgtttatataaacatacgtgattatatttcatatgtaCATTTACACTGACCATTACATACAATATTAACTGTGCACAACAATTAGACTAGTAAcgacaatgtacatgtatcaggTTCTATGAAAGTCTAATTTAAGTATTCTAATGAATGTTCTTTTAAACTGGGCATTCGCAAAGGCATAGCAAAAGGGATTAATTGGACTGTTCAAGTAACACAGCCAGTATGTGAAATAGTAGAACTGTATATTTATACAGTCCCAGCTTTTACATATCCCAATAATAAACACCATCACGTGATAGGGTGTCCAGCATAACACATAAGCACCCAGAATGATTGAGATCGTCCTCAATGCTTTACGAGCTCGATTTtcagattttgattttgttttatttttgtttccttttttatttgcCGACGGCCGTAAAGACCTTACCAAGGACTGGAGAGGACTTCCATACGGTCGTTTgtcttttgattttttgtcattaCTATCACTTTTATGCGGCACTCTGAGATTGTTTTTCTTATGGTCATGTTTCCTATGTCTGTGATGCGGCCGGCTGTTTTCTGTTGCCTTACTATTGCACTGCCTATCGTTGGCGGTCTTGTTCGCATACCCCGTGTCTATAACTGAAGATAGAGCCTCGGAGCTTGCCGAGTCGCCCGAGTTGGGTACAAGCAAAGATTTATCATCTTCAATTGCACGTTTTCGCCAGACTGGCGAATCTGGTTCATTTTTCCGAGATGGACTAAGTGGCATGTCTTTAATTTCAGCTAATAATTTCATATTATCTGCTGATGTCAAAGACTTTAAACTGTCTTCATCAATGTAACGTATTCCGTCCAAAATATCACTATCCATTAACGCTGCAGCCGAattagtaattttattttcatcatcctGATTTTTTGAAGTAATACCATCTGACGGCTTGTCAACGGAATCCGAATCTATAGACTTAAAAGTATTAGAGACCTTTTTAGACAACAATGGCTTAATTTGATCATTGTCACCGTGCTGATTTTGGGAAGGGTGTTCATCGGATGAATCCTTTTCAGCAGAGCTCTGTGAGACCTGTGAAGCACTCACGCTTGTACCAGACAGCGAGAATGCGAGTTTAGACATGTGATTGACTGTTGAGCCCATCATTCCTCTTATGGTTGGTTCAGTTTGTACGGCACTATTAACGTAACAACTTGTCTTTTGGGTCTCAATCTCGCCACTGCTGTTCTCCTCATCGTCCGATGCAAATGCAGGACTGGAACTTCTGTCTTCTTCCGAAGGCTTCGAGTACTCGTTGTCTGAGTGTTTTGAAAAACTGGTGGTAAGagtattgttttcattggcACCCCTTAGATACCTTGCATTGTTGTTCTCGATTCGTTTTCTACTATCCTTGGACTTAGCACCACCGGATTTGCTCTTTCCCTTTGACAAGTCCATGgcgttttgcatttttttatgctTTTCATTAGATTTGCGCTGAAGCTTCAAGGCAACACGGTAAATTCCAACATAAAGAGTTATCATGACAAACAGTGTCGACCAAAAGTAACCTATGGTCAACAGAAATATGAACGTAGGATCGCTCATAAACTGCACTTCGCATTCGTTCTCTGCAACCGTCCTCTTCCCGACGAAAAATTGCCATCCGATAATGGAAGTGAAGAACACAACAGATGGTATTATCCATGACAGGGCAATCATTACCCGGACTTTACGATCAGTCCTCCAATTGCGGTATTTTGCGGGAATCGTGACACTGCAAAATCTATCGGCGGTGATAAAGAAAACTGTGTATTGGGAAGCGAGACAAACTGTCCAATCTAGTGAAAGCCATAAATCGCAAATAATTTCCCCTAAAGGCCAACGTCCAAGTAGCAAATACAAGGTAAAGCACGGCATGGAAAACGTCCCAATTAGAAGATCCGACATGGCTAATGAAGCGATGAAGTAGTTTGTTGGTTGACGTATTGATCTCTCGAGGAAAAACGAGAGAAGCACGAGTATATTCCCTAGCACTGTCACTACTATCACTATTGACGCTGCCGTTCCTAGTAATATAGTCAACCATAGAGAATGGGGAAGTTCATACACAGGCGAGTCCAATGTCTCATTGCACGTCCCATTTGTATTGTTATAGAAGGTTTCATTCCCACATATACTCACGTCAGTGTTATTCGTAACACCAACGATCCCAGAGATATCATCCATTGTGACCCAGCCTCTTGTCACCAGCCCTCAAGGACTCTACGAACTGTCCACTAACTGCTCGGGCGTTCAAACGACTCACCCTCTACATCCTAATCGGTTTCCATGCTGGCAACATTCCGCCATCTGAAAGTAGATACGAAAATACCATGATAATCCATTTGACATAACAGTGAGATGTTCCTTGTAGGAGGCCCACTGTAGCTGTGATGGTGCACAGTGTGAATGCCTGAGCCAGGTATTGGGTATTGAATCTAGTATCGATCATCGCGTTTTACGATGAAACGGGCAGCAGGAGAGAAAACGCTACTTTCTTCAATACGGGCGAGTTGAATCAAAGAAAAAGTAATCCTATTTAAATCGTTTGaagtgtttgtttctttttctacTGGGTTTGTCCTAGTAATTCGTTCCGATTGATACTGATTTAGATTCACTGTTTGCCACATCATCTACAGCGGTCAATATACTTGAATAGATATTTTTGTAATCGATTAGTATATTTCGTTTGTCCGGATTTGACAAACACCCTGAACTGAATGCAAGGTATAATGGGGGTTTCAGTTTTGGTAGCAGATTATAATTTCTACTTcatattaatacaaacatatgaTACACATGAAATATTCTAAACATACAAACTTAAAAGATAGAAAACAATAAGCGTTGAAACGATCCTATATAAAACAAGATGACATATCTAATAAGCATAGTATTCCTTTTGTATAAATTGGCGCTGCTTCGTTCTAATACAATAAATGGATTTTTTACATAGcctgtatttttattaatatctaGACACCATTTGCACAGAAAATATAGAACCATTAAATCTATTAGGTGCCTATAAAGATCAAAGTTATGGCTGAACTATTCAGCCATCCTAATAGTCTAACACGTCTGATAAGATCTATTTCACATTAAGTCAGTTCTGATATTCAGTAATACATGGCAATATGTTCCCCATAGTTTCCCCATTCATCCTGAAACTAAGGGAAATGATTTACACAACACTTCATCCATATATTCCTTTTCATATGAATAAcggattttgttttatttatgataaatgtTCACTTAATCGCTTGGGACATATTGCCTTTGAtgttaaaacgtaaaaaaaaaacgattttatGAACTGTAAAACCGATAGTATTGCAAGGTGCCAAGATATATGACAGTCATTACGACACCATTACGACACCATTACGACACCATTACGATCAAATATGACAGTCATTACGACACCATTACGACACCATTACGACACCATTACGACACCATTACGATCAAATATGACAGTCATTACGACACCATTACGATCAAATATGACAGTCATTACGACACCATTACGACACCATTACGACACCATTACGACACCATTATGATCAAATATGACAGTCATTACGACACCATTACGATCAAATATGACAGTCATTACGACACCATTACGATCAAATATGACAGTCATTACGACACCATTACGACACCATTACGATCAAATATGACAGTCATTACGACACCATTACGATCAAATATGACAGTCATTACGACACCATTACGATCAAATATGACAGTCATTACGACACCATTACGATCAAATAGGACAGTCATTACGACACCATTACGATCAAATATGACAGTCATAACGACACCATTACGATCAAGCTGAATAGCACGATTTCTATCAATAGCTCTATCGTTAAAGGAAGGAAgttgtttaaatcaaacagtATAAACTACATCGACAATTACAGAATCATCTTAACTTAGTTTTAGTTATCACCTATTCATCTTATTTGAgaattattttactgttttattctAAAGGAAAGGTATGTATGTTAACTGAACACGTTCTAACCGAAGTATAGACactccgatttttttttaaattgatattttagtttCTTCAAGAAAAACACCATTTACAAATGGCCACCAGGCCTGTGCGCCATTGGAATTGAAGCATACGTGGGGCCCTATGACGGATGGCTTTTGGGGAATGGACTGCCGCACTCTGGTCAACAATTCGGTGGTTCAACGACATACATTGTATGAGGTCTACGTTACAGACAGCCGGCCTCTAACGCTGTGTTGGCACTAGCGGTGCGCAGTGCGGAGGTATATAAGCGGTTGGCTGCGGTTCTGATATGTTCTGAACTTTAAGAGTTTTCTTTTTCGGAaggcctcgttaccggcttacgcgcgtgccctcgggtcggattatTCTATCCGTACCAGAAATACAGCGGAAATGTAGGTGCAATTTCGGTGTCCAGAACAGTTCGCATATTGATCGTAAATGTTgttaattgaatatgtattcatcaaatcattatttaaacGACATCTTTCTTTAAAGTCACAATTAGCACAAAGTGTACAGCATCCCAATGTTTCAGAGGCTTCCAATATGAACGTCTGAGTTAGAACGCCCCATTGTTAACATTGTAAGgaaattttccataaattttGAACTTGTTCCATGTAAATCAACTTCAAGTATTAATCTGTCTCTTGGAATGACGGTAATGATTATTCATTACGAATTGCTCTCAATTTCGGACTGTATTAATGGATAAAATATACCTGCTTTACAATTCAAACCCAGTCgacttatacatgtacttgaataAAATGGAATACGCCAACATATAGACATGAATAAAGTATTTACTTtactaaatattgaaattataaattaatttcaataatgtttaaGAGTATATTTTTGTCGGTTTTAAGAATATACTGTCTCGATTAGAATATAttcaaatcattaattttcttGAAAGTTAGGAACCTGGAACTAGTTTATGTATTTCCATGGCCGATATTTAGCCGTTAATTTCCACGCGTATTTTCAGCCAActcttaaaacattttattacctTGGAAACGGATGGCGGAAAAACCCTCTACCATGGGCCGTCGTAGAAGATAGATGAATCCCAATCCGACAGCAGGATTCTCTAAAAATTCGTTTCCGTACAACATCCTGCCCTCGggttgatatatatgtatattaatatactGTGATGCAGATAGATACTTATACTCTTATTGTTTTCACATGTGATATTCTTACGTGTGAATCGTTTGCAGTAAACTTTGTCCCTGTCAAGTCTCTACCACTTTAAATGATTTGCTAGGATTATGTTCGGTGAGTAACCtactaaaacattgatgttttcattgtttaccGGAAGATCCccaataaactaaactaaagaCACACGTCGCAAAAGACAACAGACAACGAACACTAAACTAGAGAAACACACCGCCACAAGACAACTAGCATTTATCAAGAGACACACTCCGCACACGACGACGAACACTAAACTGGAGACACACACCGCCACAAGACGACGAACACTTAACTAGAGACGCACACCGCCACAAGACGACGAACACTAAACTAGAGACGCACACCGCCACAAGACGACGAACACTTAACTAGAGACGCACACCGCCACAAGACAACGAACACTTAACTAGAGACGCACACCGCCACACGACAACAAGCATTAAACTGGAGACGCACACCGCCACAAGACAACGAACACTTAACTAGAGACGCACACCGCCacacgacaacaaacattaaactgGAGACGCACACCGCCACAAGACGACGAACACTAAACTAGAGACACACACCGCCACAAGACAACGAACACTAAACTAGAGACACACACCGCGACAAGACGACGAACACTAAACTGGAGACACACACCGCCACACGACGCCGAACACTAAACTGGAGACACACACCGCCACACGACGACGAACACTAAACTGGATACGCACACCGCGACAAGACAACGAACACTAAACTGGAGGCGCACACCGCCACACGACAACGAACACTAAACTGGAGACGCACACCGCCACAAGACGACGAACACTAAACTGGAGACGCACACCGCCACACGACAACGAACACTAAACTGGAGACACACACCGCCACAAGACGACGAACACTAAACTAGAGACACACACCGCCACAAGACAACGAGCATTTATCAAGAGACACACTCCGCACACGACGACGAACACTAAACTGGAGACACACACCGCCACAAGACAACGAACACTAAACTAGAGACACACACCGCCACACGACGACGAACACTAAACTGGAGACACACACCGCGACAAGACAACGAACACTAAACTAGAGACACACACCGCTACAAGACGACGAACACTAAACTGGAGACACACACCGCCACACGACGACGAACACTAAACTGGAGACACACACCGCGACATGACAACGAACACTAAACTGGAGACGCACACCGCCACAAGACGACAAACACTAAACTGGAGACACACACCGCCACACGACGACGAACACTAAACTGGAGACACACACCGCGACAAGACAACGAACACTAAACTGGAGACGCACACCGCAACAAGACGACAAACACTAAACTGGAGACGCACACCGCCACAAGACAACGAACATTTAACTGGAGACACACACCGCCACACGACAACGAACACTAAACTGGAGACACACACCGCGACAAGACAACGAACACTAAACTGGAGACACACACCGCGACAAGACAACGAACACTAAACTAGAGACACACACCGCGACAAGACGACGAACACTTAACTGGAGACACACACCGCGACAAGACGACGAACACTAAACTAGAGACGCACACGACGACGaacactgaactagagacacacacCGCCACAAGACGACGAACACTAAACTAGAGACACACACCGCC
Proteins encoded in this window:
- the LOC128233724 gene encoding muscarinic acetylcholine receptor M1-like yields the protein MDDISGIVGVTNNTDVSICGNETFYNNTNGTCNETLDSPVYELPHSLWLTILLGTAASIVIVVTVLGNILVLLSFFLERSIRQPTNYFIASLAMSDLLIGTFSMPCFTLYLLLGRWPLGEIICDLWLSLDWTVCLASQYTVFFITADRFCSVTIPAKYRNWRTDRKVRVMIALSWIIPSVVFFTSIIGWQFFVGKRTVAENECEVQFMSDPTFIFLLTIGYFWSTLFVMITLYVGIYRVALKLQRKSNEKHKKMQNAMDLSKGKSKSGGAKSKDSRKRIENNNARYLRGANENNTLTTSFSKHSDNEYSKPSEEDRSSSPAFASDDEENSSGEIETQKTSCYVNSAVQTEPTIRGMMGSTVNHMSKLAFSLSGTSVSASQVSQSSAEKDSSDEHPSQNQHGDNDQIKPLLSKKVSNTFKSIDSDSVDKPSDGITSKNQDDENKITNSAAALMDSDILDGIRYIDEDSLKSLTSADNMKLLAEIKDMPLSPSRKNEPDSPVWRKRAIEDDKSLLVPNSGDSASSEALSSVIDTGYANKTANDRQCNSKATENSRPHHRHRKHDHKKNNLRVPHKSDSNDKKSKDKRPYGSPLQSLVRSLRPSANKKGNKNKTKSKSENRARKALRTISIILGAYVLCWTPYHVMVFIIGICKSWDCINIQFYYFTYWLCYLNSPINPFCYAFANAQFKRTFIRILKLDFHRT